GTGGGAAATATGCTTCAACAGCCCGGTAGCAAACCGAGCAAAAGCCGCCCTCAGGCTTGCCTGCTCTAGATTCACTCAGGCCGTCTGAACGCATTTTCAGACGGCCTGAGATGTCGGTAAAGGCCGGGCTGTTTGCACACTCTATGCCTGAGCACTGTTATTTTTCTGCCGAAATGATGGCTTTGGGAGGTCCGGATACGCCGCAAACAACGCCGCCCCTTCGGCATTTTCGGCTATTCCCGCAATGGGCTGCGGGCAAAAACGAATCATGCACACCATGCGGGCATTTTTCACAACCAACGGCACAGGCCGTCTGAAAAAATGTTCAGACGGCCTGCGGTTACCGATACCGAACGCGCTAACCCAATGAAACCATTTCAATCTGATCCATGCTGCGCCCCAAAAAACGCTCGCCTATGGTGCGGAACCGCAACGGGATGTCGCTCACATAAAAGCGGTAGTCGGGCGAGGTGTTGTGGGGGTTGAGCAAGCCGGCTTCGGCCAACGCTTCGGCTGCGGCTTGGGCGGTGGTGAGTGCGGAATCCACCAGCATTACCCCCGGCGCTTCTTCGCGCAGCAGCGGTTTTAACAGCGGATAGTGGGTGCAGCCCAACACCAGTGTGTCGATATCGTCAGCCAGCAGGGGCTTGAGGTATTCGCGCGCAGTCAGCCGGGTTACTTGGTGGTCGAGCCAGCCCTCTTCCACCAGCGGCACCAGCAGCGGGCAGGCCTGCGACTGCACGCGCGCACCGGGGTTGCGGCTGTGGATGGCGCGGGCATAGGCATTGCTGTTTACCGTGGTGCTGGTGGCAATGATGCCGATATGGCCGTTGCGGGTGGTGTGCAGCGCGGCTTGGGCACCGGCACTGATCACATCGAGCACAGGCATATTGCCCGCTGCCGAACGCACTTTCTGCCCGGCCACGGCGGCGATGGTGTTGCAGGCGATAACCAGCGCCTTTACCTCGTTCTGCAACAGAAAATCAACGATTTGCGAAGTGAAGGCTTCGATGGTGGCGCGGGATTTCACACCGTAGGGCACACGGGCGGTGTCGCCGAAATAAATAATGTTTTCCATCGGCAGACGCTCCATCAGCGCGCGCACATTGGTCAGCCCGCCCACGCCGGAATCGAATACGCCGATGGGGCGTTGTTTGGTGGTGTTGTCCATATTGTTAGTCTGGCCGTCTGAAAGGCCGGCAGCCGTTTTCAGACGGCCTCGGCTGTTGGTTGGTGGTGTGCGATTGTACACCGTTTCAAGCACCCTATCGCAAACCCGCTTCATCTCCGGCACACAGCCGCAGGCCGGCAAGCCGGCTCTGCATTGTTTGGGCGGCTTGCAAAACCGTTCTTTTCGAAACAGGCATCATCACGCCGTAACGCCGCTAAAGCGCATCCGGCACCCTGCCCGACCCTGCCGGCGCGCAAGGCCGCCGTAACGGCTTCTTAATCGAATTTATCGTTTTTTACGGTTTCCAAGCCATCTGAATTGACGCATAATTCGGCC
This genomic interval from Neisseria musculi contains the following:
- the murI gene encoding glutamate racemase, with the translated sequence MDNTTKQRPIGVFDSGVGGLTNVRALMERLPMENIIYFGDTARVPYGVKSRATIEAFTSQIVDFLLQNEVKALVIACNTIAAVAGQKVRSAAGNMPVLDVISAGAQAALHTTRNGHIGIIATSTTVNSNAYARAIHSRNPGARVQSQACPLLVPLVEEGWLDHQVTRLTAREYLKPLLADDIDTLVLGCTHYPLLKPLLREEAPGVMLVDSALTTAQAAAEALAEAGLLNPHNTSPDYRFYVSDIPLRFRTIGERFLGRSMDQIEMVSLG